A region from the Thermanaeromonas sp. C210 genome encodes:
- a CDS encoding CoB--CoM heterodisulfide reductase iron-sulfur subunit A family protein, whose amino-acid sequence MKRVGVFVCHCGTNIASVVDVKGVAEAARSFPGVVYATDYQYMCSDPGQELIRKAIKEHRLDRVVVASCSPRLHEPTFRKTCASAGVNPYLFEMANIREQCAWVHAKDKEGATRKAVDLVRAAVAKVCRNVPLSPGTISITKRALVIGAGIAGMQAALDIADAGYKVVLLDREPTIGGNMVKLDKTFPTLDCSAUISTPKMVAAAQHPNIELMTYAEVENVAGYVGNFEVTIRKKARSVDPAKCTGCGTCWEKCPTKLDSEFDLGLGKRKAIYLPFPQAVPAVPVIDREHCRQFTKGRCGVCQKVCPAKAIDYEQQDEIVTEKFGAIVVATGYELFKWEEVYGEYGYGKYPDVITGMHFERLNNASGPTGGRILRPSDGKEPKTVVFIKCVGSRDDAKGKSYCSRACCMYTAKHAHQVLEKIPGAQAIVFYMDIRTPGKAYEEFLQRTVHEGAVYVRGRVSRVFQEGDKLIVRGEDTLLGRQVEVAADMVVLATAMVPSTGWERVAKMLGLQTDKDGFFQEAHPKLRPVETFTAGVFLAGACQGPKDIPDTVSQASAAAVKVCQLFAQDEMATDPMIAAVDESICAGCAMCEKICPYKAISMKTITERVAGRQVTRRVAAVNSGLCQGCGACSVACPSSAMNLKGFTNEQILAEVDAVCL is encoded by the coding sequence ATGAAAAGAGTAGGCGTCTTTGTCTGCCACTGCGGCACTAATATTGCGTCGGTAGTGGATGTCAAAGGGGTGGCCGAGGCCGCCCGGTCTTTTCCCGGAGTGGTCTACGCCACCGATTACCAGTATATGTGTTCCGACCCGGGCCAGGAATTGATCCGGAAGGCCATTAAAGAGCACCGCCTTGACCGGGTGGTGGTGGCTTCCTGTTCACCCCGGCTGCACGAACCTACCTTCAGAAAAACCTGTGCCAGCGCGGGGGTAAACCCGTACCTTTTTGAAATGGCCAATATACGCGAGCAGTGCGCCTGGGTGCATGCCAAGGATAAAGAAGGGGCCACCCGCAAGGCCGTCGATTTGGTGCGGGCGGCGGTGGCCAAGGTATGCCGCAACGTACCCCTTTCGCCGGGTACCATTTCCATTACCAAGCGAGCCCTGGTCATCGGTGCGGGCATTGCCGGCATGCAGGCCGCCCTGGACATCGCCGACGCCGGCTATAAAGTGGTGCTTTTAGACCGCGAGCCGACCATCGGCGGCAACATGGTGAAGCTGGACAAGACCTTTCCGACCCTGGATTGTTCGGCTTGAATAAGCACGCCGAAAATGGTTGCTGCGGCGCAGCACCCCAACATTGAATTGATGACCTATGCAGAAGTGGAGAATGTTGCCGGTTATGTGGGCAATTTTGAAGTGACCATCCGCAAGAAGGCCCGCTCGGTGGACCCGGCCAAGTGCACCGGCTGTGGCACTTGCTGGGAGAAGTGCCCCACCAAATTGGACAGCGAATTCGACCTGGGCCTGGGCAAGCGTAAAGCCATATACCTGCCCTTCCCCCAGGCGGTGCCGGCGGTGCCGGTTATCGACCGGGAGCACTGCCGCCAGTTCACCAAGGGGAGATGCGGCGTTTGCCAGAAGGTCTGTCCGGCCAAGGCCATCGATTACGAGCAGCAGGATGAAATTGTCACCGAAAAGTTCGGGGCCATCGTAGTGGCCACGGGTTATGAGCTCTTTAAATGGGAAGAGGTTTACGGGGAGTACGGTTACGGCAAATACCCCGACGTAATAACGGGCATGCATTTCGAGCGCCTGAACAATGCCTCCGGGCCTACGGGCGGCAGGATCCTTCGGCCTTCGGACGGCAAAGAGCCGAAGACGGTGGTGTTCATTAAATGCGTGGGTTCCCGGGATGACGCCAAGGGTAAAAGTTACTGCTCCCGGGCCTGTTGCATGTACACGGCCAAGCACGCCCACCAGGTGCTGGAGAAGATTCCCGGAGCCCAGGCCATCGTCTTCTATATGGACATCCGTACCCCGGGCAAGGCCTACGAAGAGTTCCTCCAGCGGACCGTCCACGAAGGGGCCGTCTACGTCCGGGGTCGGGTGAGCCGCGTCTTCCAGGAGGGCGACAAGCTCATTGTCCGGGGCGAGGATACCCTCCTCGGGCGCCAGGTGGAAGTGGCGGCCGACATGGTGGTCCTGGCTACGGCCATGGTACCCAGCACCGGCTGGGAACGGGTGGCCAAGATGCTGGGACTGCAGACGGACAAGGACGGCTTCTTCCAGGAGGCCCATCCGAAACTCAGGCCGGTGGAAACCTTTACGGCCGGCGTATTTTTGGCCGGCGCCTGCCAGGGGCCCAAGGACATCCCCGACACGGTGTCCCAGGCCAGCGCCGCGGCCGTCAAAGTGTGCCAGCTCTTTGCCCAAGACGAAATGGCCACCGACCCCATGATCGCAGCGGTAGACGAGAGCATCTGCGCCGGCTGCGCCATGTGTGAGAAGATCTGTCCTTACAAGGCCATTTCCATGAAGACTATAACCGAACGGGTGGCCGGCAGGCAGGTCACCCGCCGGGTGGCGGCGGTGAATAGCGGCCTCTGCCAGGGCTGCGGTGCCTGCTCGGTGGCCTGCCCGTCCAGCGCCATGAATCTAAAGGGCTTTACCAACGAACAAATCCTGGCGGAGGTGGATGCAGTATGCCTGTAG
- a CDS encoding CoB--CoM heterodisulfide reductase iron-sulfur subunit B family protein: protein MRYAYYPGCSLEATAKEYNQSAKIVARHLGLELWEIPDWSCCGATAAHNNDHLLSLALPARNLALAEAEGLDVAVPCAACFNRLRAAEEAVRESEAMRATIGEIIGRDYRATNRTRALLDVMVNGVGLEKIGEQVVKPLTGLKLACYYGCLLVRPPKLTAFDDPEDPMTMDRLVAALGGEAVTWSYKTECCGGSLATARTDIGARMIYQILRRARDAGAEAIVTACPLCMLNLDMRQGQAAAAQGDRLNLPIFYFTELMGVALGYAPKDLGLTTHFVNPLPLLEAKDVLRHPATRRERA, encoded by the coding sequence TTGAGATACGCCTATTATCCCGGCTGTTCTCTGGAGGCCACGGCCAAGGAGTATAACCAGTCGGCTAAGATAGTGGCTCGGCACCTGGGACTTGAGCTCTGGGAGATTCCCGACTGGAGCTGCTGCGGTGCCACTGCCGCCCACAACAACGATCACCTCTTGTCCCTGGCCCTGCCGGCGCGGAATCTCGCCCTGGCGGAGGCCGAGGGGCTGGACGTGGCTGTGCCCTGTGCCGCCTGTTTCAACCGGCTGCGGGCCGCCGAGGAGGCCGTACGGGAATCGGAGGCCATGCGGGCGACCATCGGTGAAATCATCGGCCGCGATTACCGAGCCACCAATAGGACCCGGGCCCTCCTAGACGTTATGGTCAACGGGGTCGGCCTGGAAAAGATAGGGGAACAGGTGGTCAAGCCTTTGACGGGCCTTAAACTCGCGTGCTATTACGGCTGTCTTCTGGTGCGGCCGCCCAAACTTACGGCCTTTGACGACCCGGAAGACCCCATGACCATGGACCGCCTGGTGGCAGCCCTGGGAGGCGAAGCCGTTACCTGGTCTTACAAGACGGAATGCTGCGGCGGGAGCCTGGCCACGGCCCGGACCGACATCGGGGCGCGGATGATCTACCAGATCCTGCGCCGAGCCCGGGATGCCGGGGCGGAAGCCATTGTTACTGCCTGTCCCCTGTGTATGCTGAATCTGGATATGCGCCAGGGCCAGGCGGCAGCGGCCCAGGGAGACCGGCTCAATTTGCCCATCTTTTACTTCACCGAACTGATGGGCGTAGCCCTGGGTTACGCGCCCAAAGACCTGGGGCTGACCACCCATTTCGTCAACCCGCTGCCGCTGCTTGAGGCCAAGGACGTCCTGCGGCATCCTGCCACAAGGAGGGAGAGGGCATGA
- a CDS encoding 4Fe-4S dicluster domain-containing protein translates to MEPLELSAALESSRELRERVERASGVHIEDCYQCGKCSAGCPVAAWMDYTPRQVIRLLQLGLGEEALKSRTPWLCASCQACYTRCPREVNLPRLMEAVRQEARRRGMVNDRKVDIFDRAFLQSVERYGRAHEMGLIIQYNLQSGQPFKDALLAPPLLLKGKISPLPAKIKNVAEVKEIFARVRAKGGDGH, encoded by the coding sequence TTGGAACCCTTAGAATTGAGCGCCGCTTTGGAGAGTAGCCGGGAGCTCAGGGAAAGGGTGGAACGGGCCAGCGGCGTGCACATAGAGGATTGTTACCAGTGCGGCAAGTGCTCGGCCGGGTGCCCGGTGGCCGCCTGGATGGACTACACGCCGCGCCAGGTGATCCGCTTGCTGCAGCTGGGCCTGGGAGAAGAAGCCTTGAAAAGCCGTACTCCCTGGCTCTGTGCCAGCTGCCAGGCGTGCTATACCCGGTGCCCCCGGGAAGTGAACCTGCCGCGGCTCATGGAAGCCGTGCGACAGGAGGCCCGCCGCCGAGGTATGGTCAACGACCGCAAGGTGGATATCTTTGACCGGGCTTTCTTGCAGAGTGTGGAGCGCTACGGCCGTGCCCACGAGATGGGCCTGATAATTCAGTACAACCTGCAGTCGGGCCAGCCCTTTAAGGACGCCCTTTTGGCTCCGCCCTTACTCCTAAAGGGCAAGATAAGTCCCCTTCCGGCCAAGATCAAAAACGTCGCCGAGGTCAAAGAAATCTTCGCCCGGGTACGGGCCAAGGGAGGTGACGGGCATTGA
- a CDS encoding Na/Pi cotransporter family protein, which produces MLNHLVQFNIGIALLLLGVQLLRHGLVNWGHSQLQRILRRATSTPLRGFFWGTLATALVQSSTAVTVLAVGLVDGGAITFYQSLGIVLGANVGTCVTVQLLALDLEALALPALSAGAVLTLARRSRAVGIASLGCGLIFGSLGLMGAVLSSYEGSHSLRGYLSAMAATPLQGLVAGTLLTAFLHSSSVVTGVAMVLVSQGVISLLPALALVLGANIGTCITAILAALLSSWAAKRTAMAHLFINVTGAFLILPFLSLAATLLPLLTPDPGRQVAHFHTLFNLFSSLAALVVIKPLALFLTWLVPDGGPSGKSGTWP; this is translated from the coding sequence ATGCTGAACCATCTGGTGCAGTTTAACATCGGCATCGCCCTGCTCCTCCTGGGAGTACAGTTGTTGCGCCACGGGCTGGTAAACTGGGGCCACAGCCAGCTGCAGCGCATCCTCCGCCGGGCCACCAGCACCCCTTTAAGGGGCTTCTTCTGGGGCACCCTGGCCACGGCCCTGGTGCAGTCCAGCACGGCCGTTACCGTGCTGGCCGTGGGCCTGGTGGACGGCGGGGCTATTACCTTTTACCAGAGCCTGGGGATTGTACTGGGGGCCAATGTGGGTACCTGCGTAACGGTCCAGTTGCTGGCCCTGGATCTGGAAGCCCTGGCCCTCCCTGCCCTCTCCGCAGGAGCCGTCCTGACCCTGGCCCGCCGCTCCCGTGCGGTCGGAATAGCTTCCCTGGGATGCGGCCTCATCTTTGGCAGCCTGGGCCTCATGGGCGCCGTCCTTTCCTCCTATGAAGGGAGCCACAGTCTCCGCGGCTACTTATCAGCCATGGCCGCCACACCCTTACAGGGTTTGGTGGCCGGCACCCTGCTCACGGCTTTTCTCCACTCCAGCAGTGTAGTTACCGGCGTAGCAATGGTGCTGGTTTCCCAGGGAGTGATATCCCTTCTCCCCGCCCTGGCCTTGGTCCTGGGGGCCAACATAGGTACCTGCATCACTGCTATTTTGGCCGCCCTTCTTTCCTCCTGGGCTGCCAAACGCACGGCCATGGCCCACCTTTTCATCAACGTCACCGGTGCCTTCTTAATCCTCCCCTTCTTGTCCCTGGCCGCTACCCTGCTGCCTCTCCTCACTCCGGATCCCGGCCGTCAGGTTGCCCACTTTCACACCCTGTTTAACCTCTTTTCTTCCCTCGCCGCCCTGGTGGTTATCAAGCCCCTGGCCCTGTTCTTAACCTGGCTGGTACCCGATGGAGGTCCTAGCGGAAAATCCGGTACCTGGCCTTAA
- a CDS encoding geranylgeranyl reductase family protein encodes MRYDVVVCGAGPAGATAARELARQGAKVLLCEKEKLPRYKACGGGLTGKVWSELEPGWEDAVEEGALRVVFYHREEAPVEVAFDRPVVKLVMRDRFDQMLVEQAAAAGAEVRDGCRVEGVVEEEREVRVHTGQGVLPARVIIGADGARSLVARQLPFRPSRALGVALEAELPVSPSVLEQYRHRLLLSYGSIAGGYGWVFPKADHLSVGIGSFGRQVKGLRALFQQFCHRLGLPASSPGYLRAAVIPSAASGEAILHTSRSLLVGDAAGLVDPFSGEGIYYALRSGRLAARAVVSFLEGKGDLGSYSESVQKELLSPLYHAGRIAKVVYSLTPVIHRLVRANPEVARRLVEVLLGSRTYPELWLYLKARYRIFR; translated from the coding sequence TTGCGCTACGATGTGGTAGTTTGCGGTGCCGGCCCGGCCGGCGCTACCGCAGCCCGGGAACTGGCCCGGCAGGGGGCAAAGGTGTTACTCTGCGAAAAGGAGAAACTGCCGCGCTATAAAGCCTGCGGCGGCGGGCTGACGGGCAAGGTGTGGTCCGAACTGGAACCCGGGTGGGAAGATGCCGTTGAAGAGGGGGCCTTGCGGGTTGTTTTTTATCACCGGGAGGAGGCTCCCGTCGAGGTAGCCTTTGACCGGCCGGTGGTCAAGCTGGTCATGCGCGACCGTTTTGACCAGATGCTGGTGGAGCAGGCCGCTGCTGCCGGGGCCGAGGTGCGGGACGGATGCCGGGTGGAAGGAGTAGTGGAAGAAGAGCGGGAGGTGCGGGTGCATACTGGGCAAGGGGTTTTGCCGGCCAGGGTGATTATTGGGGCCGACGGTGCCCGAAGCCTTGTCGCACGCCAGCTGCCCTTCCGGCCCTCACGGGCCCTGGGAGTGGCCTTGGAGGCTGAACTGCCGGTATCCCCCTCGGTGTTAGAGCAGTACCGGCACCGGCTGCTTTTGAGCTACGGAAGCATAGCCGGAGGCTACGGCTGGGTCTTCCCCAAGGCAGACCACTTGTCGGTGGGAATCGGCTCTTTTGGCCGCCAGGTGAAGGGTTTGCGGGCCCTCTTTCAACAATTCTGCCACCGGTTGGGCCTCCCCGCGTCCTCCCCGGGTTACCTCCGGGCGGCCGTTATTCCTTCGGCCGCGTCCGGCGAGGCGATTCTCCACACCTCCCGTAGTTTACTGGTGGGCGATGCCGCGGGTCTGGTGGATCCCTTCTCCGGAGAAGGGATTTATTATGCCTTGAGAAGCGGGCGTCTGGCCGCCCGGGCAGTGGTTTCCTTCCTCGAGGGTAAAGGGGACTTAGGCAGTTATTCCGAAAGCGTACAGAAGGAATTGCTTTCGCCCCTGTACCACGCCGGCCGGATCGCTAAAGTTGTGTACTCCCTGACGCCGGTAATCCACCGCTTGGTACGGGCTAATCCCGAGGTGGCCCGCCGGCTGGTCGAGGTCCTGCTGGGGAGCCGGACTTATCCTGAACTGTGGCTGTATCTTAAGGCCAGGTACCGGATTTTCCGCTAG
- a CDS encoding small, acid-soluble spore protein, alpha/beta type: MARRRPVMSEALKYELAKELGVYDIVATEGWGGVPSRQCGNLVRLAIEKAEQALVNNHL, from the coding sequence ATGGCTAGGAGAAGGCCGGTCATGTCCGAAGCTCTGAAGTATGAACTGGCTAAGGAGCTCGGAGTGTATGACATTGTGGCCACCGAGGGATGGGGCGGCGTACCTTCCCGGCAGTGCGGTAACCTGGTACGCCTAGCCATTGAGAAAGCCGAACAAGCCCTGGTGAATAACCACCTTTAG
- the fliY gene encoding flagellar motor switch phosphatase FliY — translation MSEFLSQEEIDALLGAGVAGSPPPADLTEEEKDALGEIGNISMGSAATALSQILNRKVLITTPNTRVTTPEALFASFQMPYVIIEVNFTEGLSGSNLLIIKTRDAAVIADLMMGGSGQVEQQELDELQKSAVAEAMNQMIGTAATSMSTIFNRSVKISPPQVTPVNFTLESFASPWPAGDPIAVVSFRMEIEGLVESEIMQVMPVEVAKEAVGMLLSSSAVSPSGESPEDEEQVNAAPGAHEEAPPYTAGAPAASGESNRPPQVYGATPRNLELILDVPLDIEVVLGTTVKPIKEILNLGPGSIVELEKMSDEPVEILVNGTLIAQGEVVVVNESFGVRITNILDPYERLNNLRSRV, via the coding sequence ATGTCGGAATTCCTATCCCAAGAAGAAATCGATGCCCTGTTGGGGGCAGGTGTTGCCGGTAGTCCACCTCCGGCAGACCTAACCGAAGAAGAAAAAGATGCCCTGGGCGAGATCGGTAACATATCCATGGGGAGTGCGGCTACGGCTTTGTCTCAGATCCTGAACCGCAAAGTATTGATTACTACCCCCAACACCAGGGTGACCACCCCGGAGGCACTTTTCGCGTCCTTTCAAATGCCCTATGTAATTATTGAGGTCAATTTCACGGAGGGCCTGTCGGGTTCCAACCTGTTGATCATTAAGACCCGGGACGCGGCCGTTATCGCCGATCTCATGATGGGCGGCAGCGGCCAGGTGGAGCAGCAGGAGCTGGACGAGCTCCAAAAGAGCGCCGTGGCCGAAGCCATGAACCAGATGATCGGTACCGCCGCCACCTCCATGTCCACCATTTTTAACCGGAGTGTAAAAATATCGCCACCCCAGGTAACGCCTGTAAATTTCACCCTGGAATCCTTTGCCTCCCCCTGGCCAGCGGGGGATCCTATTGCCGTGGTATCCTTCCGCATGGAAATAGAGGGGCTGGTGGAGAGCGAGATAATGCAGGTGATGCCGGTAGAAGTGGCTAAAGAAGCCGTAGGAATGCTCCTTAGCTCATCTGCCGTTTCTCCATCCGGGGAATCTCCCGAAGATGAAGAGCAGGTAAACGCGGCTCCTGGGGCCCATGAAGAGGCCCCACCGTATACTGCCGGAGCGCCCGCAGCTTCCGGAGAGTCCAACAGGCCGCCCCAGGTGTATGGGGCTACCCCCAGGAATCTGGAGCTCATTCTGGATGTTCCCCTGGACATTGAAGTGGTCCTGGGCACGACGGTTAAGCCCATTAAAGAGATCTTGAATCTAGGGCCGGGGAGCATAGTGGAGCTGGAAAAAATGTCCGATGAACCGGTGGAAATCCTGGTGAACGGAACCCTGATAGCCCAGGGAGAAGTGGTAGTAGTGAACGAAAGCTTTGGAGTACGGATCACCAATATTCTGGATCCCTACGAGCGCCTCAATAATCTGCGGAGCCGCGTATAA
- the fliM gene encoding flagellar motor switch protein FliM, whose product MAEVLSQAEIDALLAALSRGEIKAEELKEEKPEVKAKKYDFRRPNKLSKEHLRTLYMIHENYGRLVGNFLSAYLRANIQVKIASVEQMTYEDFIVSLPTPTLLSLFTLEPLKGTALLETNLAFVFPIIDLLFGGRGETPVRSRELTEIELHVLRRLNSRILEHLSYVWADAYPVTPKLESVETNPQFVQIVSPNEIVAVVTLATTVGQNDGLINICLPYMLLEPVISRLSATQWFAGTGEAEEGVGFREGLTKILLEVPVELIAYCGRARLKVRDFLQLQVGDVITLDRSIKDDLELYVDGYPKFRVQAGLVGNKRAVQIMEVV is encoded by the coding sequence ATGGCTGAGGTTTTGTCCCAGGCCGAAATCGACGCCCTCCTGGCGGCCCTAAGCCGGGGAGAAATCAAGGCGGAAGAGTTAAAGGAGGAAAAACCGGAGGTTAAGGCCAAGAAATACGATTTCCGTCGGCCCAATAAGCTATCTAAAGAACACTTGCGCACCCTTTACATGATTCACGAGAACTACGGCCGCTTGGTGGGTAACTTCCTGTCGGCCTATTTGCGCGCCAATATCCAGGTTAAGATAGCCTCGGTGGAGCAAATGACCTACGAGGACTTCATCGTGTCCCTCCCCACGCCCACCCTGCTATCTCTTTTTACCCTGGAGCCCTTAAAAGGGACAGCCCTTTTGGAAACGAATCTGGCCTTTGTGTTTCCCATCATTGACCTGCTTTTCGGCGGGCGGGGAGAAACCCCGGTGCGGAGCCGAGAGCTCACCGAGATCGAGCTCCATGTGCTGCGGAGGTTGAACAGCAGGATCCTGGAGCACCTCAGCTATGTTTGGGCCGATGCCTATCCGGTCACGCCTAAACTGGAGTCCGTGGAAACCAACCCGCAGTTTGTTCAGATCGTTTCTCCCAACGAGATCGTGGCAGTAGTAACCTTGGCCACCACGGTGGGCCAGAACGACGGTCTAATTAATATCTGCCTGCCCTACATGCTCCTTGAACCCGTTATTTCGCGCCTTTCCGCCACCCAGTGGTTTGCGGGCACGGGGGAGGCCGAGGAAGGCGTCGGCTTCCGGGAGGGCTTGACCAAGATTCTGCTTGAAGTGCCGGTAGAATTGATAGCCTACTGCGGCCGCGCCCGCTTGAAGGTAAGGGACTTCCTGCAGCTGCAGGTAGGAGATGTTATCACTTTAGACCGCAGTATAAAGGACGACCTCGAACTTTATGTGGACGGCTACCCCAAGTTCAGGGTTCAGGCGGGTCTGGTAGGCAATAAGAGGGCCGTGCAGATAATGGAGGTAGTCTAA
- a CDS encoding response regulator: MGKRVLVVDDAAFMRMMIKDILTKNGYEVAGEAENGAKAVELYQELKPDVVTMDITMPEMDGIAAVKAIRKMDPEAKIIMCSAMGQQLMVMEAIQAGAKDFIVKPFQQERVLQALKKVLG, from the coding sequence ATGGGGAAAAGAGTTTTAGTGGTGGACGACGCGGCTTTCATGCGCATGATGATTAAAGACATCCTTACCAAAAACGGGTACGAGGTGGCCGGGGAGGCGGAAAACGGCGCAAAGGCTGTGGAGCTTTACCAGGAACTCAAGCCCGATGTGGTGACCATGGACATCACCATGCCGGAAATGGACGGCATCGCCGCCGTCAAGGCCATCAGGAAGATGGATCCCGAGGCTAAGATTATAATGTGCAGCGCCATGGGCCAGCAGCTTATGGTGATGGAAGCTATTCAGGCGGGGGCCAAGGATTTTATTGTGAAGCCCTTCCAGCAGGAACGGGTGTTGCAAGCTTTAAAGAAGGTTTTAGGCTGA
- a CDS encoding chemotaxis protein CheC → MEAWEDLNAFHLDVLKEIGNIGAGNAATALASMLNRRIGMTVPRAGVLPLAEITRLVGHEEDPVACVEFNLSGRAPGKIFLLLTQESAFYLVDFLLGKPPGTTGALDDMGISVLTEVGNILTGSFLNAFADFCRLEFIPSVPAFAFDMLGAVLSSAFLEGGYFADRALVIETQFYDAEVTIKGHFFLIPEGESLNIILQALGLTTET, encoded by the coding sequence TTGGAAGCCTGGGAGGATTTGAATGCCTTTCACCTGGACGTTCTTAAAGAAATAGGCAATATCGGCGCGGGCAATGCGGCCACCGCCCTGGCCAGCATGCTTAACCGGCGCATCGGCATGACTGTTCCGCGCGCCGGGGTCTTGCCCCTCGCGGAAATTACGCGCCTGGTGGGCCACGAAGAGGATCCGGTAGCCTGTGTGGAATTCAACCTTTCCGGAAGGGCGCCAGGCAAAATTTTCTTGCTCCTTACCCAGGAGAGCGCCTTCTACCTGGTAGACTTCTTACTGGGCAAGCCTCCGGGTACTACCGGAGCCTTAGACGACATGGGGATCTCCGTTTTGACCGAAGTAGGCAACATTTTAACGGGCTCCTTTCTTAACGCTTTTGCCGATTTTTGCCGCCTGGAATTTATTCCCTCGGTACCGGCCTTTGCCTTTGATATGCTGGGGGCCGTCCTGAGCTCGGCCTTTTTGGAAGGGGGATATTTTGCCGACCGGGCTCTGGTCATCGAGACTCAGTTCTACGACGCCGAGGTGACAATCAAGGGGCATTTCTTCCTTATTCCGGAAGGAGAGTCCCTCAACATAATACTCCAGGCCTTGGGTTTGACTACGGAGACGTAG
- a CDS encoding CheR family methyltransferase — protein sequence MDFQELKQMVHRHFGLYLEGYKEPQLKRRIESLMNAVGAGSYDELWRLLKADGRMWQKFVDKITINVSEFFRNPDIFQRLEKDILPELLRRRRSLKIWSAACADGPEPYSVAIILNELTPSTWHHIEGTDVDTGALEAARRAVYPARAVQAVTPERLRRYFRREGEAFHLREEIKGMVSFRHHDLLRDPFGRDYDLILCRNVTIYFTSEVQDRLYRQFYQALAPGGVLFIGATESIFQYREIGFSKLSPWFYRRPEEG from the coding sequence ATGGATTTTCAAGAGCTCAAGCAGATGGTGCACCGCCATTTCGGACTTTATCTGGAGGGCTACAAGGAACCCCAGCTCAAACGGCGGATTGAAAGCCTCATGAACGCCGTGGGGGCGGGCAGCTACGATGAGCTGTGGCGCCTGCTTAAGGCCGACGGGCGGATGTGGCAGAAGTTTGTTGATAAGATAACCATCAACGTCTCGGAATTTTTCCGTAACCCGGATATTTTTCAGCGCCTCGAGAAGGATATTTTGCCCGAGCTCCTGCGGAGGCGGAGAAGCCTTAAAATCTGGAGCGCAGCCTGTGCAGACGGTCCCGAACCCTATTCGGTGGCCATTATTCTCAATGAATTGACGCCCTCCACCTGGCACCATATCGAAGGGACGGATGTGGATACGGGCGCTCTGGAGGCAGCCCGTCGGGCCGTATATCCGGCCCGTGCCGTCCAGGCCGTGACGCCGGAACGCCTCCGGAGGTATTTCCGGAGAGAAGGGGAAGCCTTCCATTTGCGGGAAGAGATAAAAGGGATGGTGTCCTTCCGCCACCATGACCTGCTGAGGGACCCCTTTGGCCGGGATTACGACCTCATCCTTTGCCGCAATGTTACTATTTACTTTACTTCCGAGGTGCAGGACAGGCTTTACCGCCAGTTTTACCAGGCCCTGGCGCCGGGAGGCGTGCTGTTTATCGGGGCCACGGAAAGCATCTTCCAGTACCGGGAGATAGGGTTTAGCAAGCTTTCACCCTGGTTTTACCGCCGGCCGGAGGAGGGGTAA
- a CDS encoding chemotaxis protein CheD, with protein sequence MEVEELKVGIGEWKIARQPQRLITLGLGSCVGVAIFDARSFLGGLAHIMLPDSRQFQEISNRAKFADLAIPDLLEAMLKQGARRSSLVAKIAGGAQMFASADRRLLNLNIGQRNVAATTSVLQELGIPVLAQDTGGNYGRTMILDTGSGKVYIRAIGRPLKEI encoded by the coding sequence ATAGAAGTGGAAGAACTGAAAGTCGGCATAGGGGAATGGAAGATCGCCCGGCAGCCGCAAAGGTTAATTACCCTGGGACTGGGCTCCTGTGTGGGAGTTGCCATCTTTGACGCCCGAAGTTTCCTGGGCGGGCTGGCTCATATTATGCTGCCGGACAGCCGCCAGTTCCAGGAAATTTCCAACCGGGCCAAGTTTGCAGACCTGGCCATACCCGACTTGCTGGAAGCGATGCTAAAACAGGGTGCCAGGCGAAGTAGCCTGGTGGCGAAGATAGCAGGGGGGGCCCAGATGTTCGCTTCCGCCGACCGGCGCCTGCTTAATCTCAATATCGGCCAGCGCAATGTGGCGGCAACCACCAGCGTCCTGCAGGAACTGGGGATCCCGGTGCTGGCCCAGGACACCGGGGGCAACTACGGCAGGACCATGATCCTGGACACCGGCAGCGGCAAGGTGTATATCCGCGCCATCGGGCGTCCCTTAAAGGAGATTTAG